TAAAGTTAATAGCCTCAACctggtcactctctctctctctctctctctctctctctctctctctctctctctctgtctgtctctgtttcgtgtgtgtgtgtgtgtgtgtgtgtgtgctagattTGAATGTTCAGTATCATGATCGAGTTTCCTTGCATATTTTCCCTTCCCACAACTATTCCTGGCGGTGCTGATTGTGTAACTGTGCGAAATAATGCAATAtaatgatgctactactactactactactactactactatctcgacttgtaataaaaaaaatgataataataataatactgataatggtAAATGCTAATAGGTTTCATTCGTTTGTGTAAAGTAaagattgagtttttttttttcctcttctcaacgTACAATTTgtcttaatgttgttgttgttgttgttacctttTGTTACCTGTTGTTACGCATGTGTTCCCCTTCGCTGCCTCTCGTTACCTGTTGTTGTCACCTGCCTCACCGTGACGCCGCTGCCTCTGTCTCACGTAACATATATTCACGCACAGGTTTGGCGTTACGGTCTGCTCGTGTCACTTATGATGTGTTAcgctccgacacacacacacacacacacacacacacacacacacacacacacacacacacacacacacagagtcagcgCTTTCTTTTGTGGTTGGGTTTTTACGTTCAAGTCTTTTTTTCtgcgtttctctttttctttttctgccgcGGTGGAGAAATGTCACGGATATTAGCTTTTGTGTTCGTCAGGTTAACCGTTCATTATTTCCCCCACGTCTCCACCTCCGCCGCCATTGCTCTTGTGTATCACGATTCGACTTTCTATTTTAATTTATTCTTCGTCCGTGGGTGCGTTTTCTCTTTGCATTATATTGAGAAAAATCGTTTAGCGTAAAGTTAGTGACACGTGAATGACTGTATGTTTTCGGATGAATGGGAGCAGTTTAATGGATAGGAGTATTACCATTGTGTCGCTTTGAGAAATTAGTGTTTAGTGTGGTTAAGTGAAGCTTGAATATCTGTTTTCGGGTGAAGGTATTAAGTATGGGCACACTGGGTAGGCTTTAGTGGATAGGAGGAGGACAGTGATGTTTGTGTGTTGCTTTGTGTCTTGAAGCTTACATGTGTTAAACAGAAAACCAGTGCTTGTAAACATGCGAATCAAAGGATCAAGGTGAAGGCATCAGGTATGGACACATTGGGTAGGCTTTAGTGGATAGGAGGAGGACATTGGTGTTTCTGTGTGTTGCTTTGTGTCTTGAAGCTTACATGTGTTAAACAGAAAACCAGTGCTTGTAAACATACGAATCAAAGGGTCAGGTATAACTGGGTTGGAGAAACTGCGCAAtacttgtgtttctgtgtgtttggTAATCCTTCACAGAGTTTAGGCACGTAGAGAGAAGGCGTTTGTTAAAAGTGGAGTGGTTACATTTTAGTAGAAGATTCACATACTTGGactggaaaatgtgtgtgtgtgtgtgtgtgtgtgtgtgtgtgtgtgtgtgtgtgtgtgtgtgtgtaatcattgTTTGAGTGGTAGATTTGGCGTATAAACAAATATGTGCAATTGAAAACAGACCTACTTGAAATATATAGTTTACTGGATGGTACACATAACTGGAATGCAAATAGAATGGTTTGTAAGTGGTCGAGAGGAGTGTGAGGAAATATATGTTACTGCAAAGAATTCTGGCTATAATCAAGTGTGTGAAGGCATCTAAGTGGCTAGGATGATCGATGGATGGATGagggtgaggatgatgatgatgaggaggagacacCGACGTTAGGACTTACGAGGGGTAATTGCAGATGGACTTAAAGGTTAGGGAACACGATGCTAGGTGGTTGTCAAAAATACTGGCTGAGAAATGACACGTACACTTACACGTGATATAGGTGGACAGGTGTTTCATGACGGCTAGAGTGAAATAACAGGTGTGTAAGGTTCTAAACGGTGTAGGTTGTGAGGCGTATTGTGAGCAGAGGTACACGAGGGATTGGAAAACACGGTACAACGAATCTTATAGCTTTATTGTGAACACGCAACAGGTGTTTGGGAACTGGTATAAATAACaataggaagaggggaaagagaaacgtaagttgtaggaagggaagggtgcccAAACTAAGGATaaggagcgaagggaaggaaggagaaagagcaagggaggaaggaccAATGCAAGAGAGTGGGAAATGGGACAGCTGTACAGGTTTCTATATAAACAATGGCGTCCTCTAAGGAGCTGAGAGGAAAGGTAACACAGAGAGGTacttacatatacaaaaaaaggcGTGAAATACTATACATTGGAGTCCAAAGACTTGGAAACTGCTCCAGTGATCCTGTGTGGACTAGATTCACCAGGCTTGTTAGATTTGTGGGACGACTCGGATCCTTTggcaatttaaatttgtttttttattacaaataAAATCTTATCCTACTAAGAAAGCTGcttagtattatttttttgtcattttgcaGCGACGGTGCGCTCTCGGGGAACTGTTATGGGgattttctgatattttttttgtcgTTGTGACTGACGTCGCGTGTCATGGTGgatgtcttttattttattcgcTCGACGCGTGAGTCTGAACCTAAAGTGGTTACGTTCGTGTCATAGTGAGGAGGGCGAAGGAAAGTGTTTGCTGACATCTCCCTCCAAGTCTGGATCCGACGAAGGTGTCAGCGGACGGGTGCGGGGCCTTACTGCTGCTGGGCGGCGGGCCTGACGGCGTTGATCACGTCGGCAGGGTAGTAGTTTTCGCtgcagggggaggaagagaggttagTTAGAGCCACGGTGGAGAGGGACACTCCTTAGCAGCACAGCGGGCGGGGCAAGGGCAAAACACAGTGACTGAGCACGGCTGTGCCGCACCGCCACCGGCCGAGGGACAAATAGCAGTAGGTTTGAGGGGTGTTTGGTTACTTGACCCTTGAAAAAGTTAAAGtcgttggaaggaaggaatgcaaagGATGAGAGATTGTTCTAAAGTTTATCGGCAGCAAGTACTAAAAATGAAGGTATTATTTAACTCTTTCATTAGGAAGCTGGACGGTAATGGGATGAATATTTCACAACGGCGATGACTCGAATATTGCAAAACATtgttgatgataatgaggagaaggaggaggaggagcaggaggcggaggagaaggaggagaaacagagatgagcacttaggaggaggagataaaaatcgAACGTGTCAGAGGAGTGACAAGAGCAGAAGGGTGAGATGgagaatgatggtgatggcgatgatgaagCGAAGGGGCGATAACTTACCATCCGGCCACGTTCTCGGGAGCGTCGCAGAGGAGAGTGAGGTCATTGAAGACCTGGCCCACGGGGCAGCCCACCTCCCTCGGGTGCTTGCCGTCAACGCACACGTAGAAGAACCTGCAGTCGTTGGGCTTCAGGTAACGGGAGTGGTCCAGCTGCTGGCCGTTGGTGTGGATCTGGGTGTCGTTGGGGCAGGAGAAGCCGTCGGGGAGAACCTCTGTGGGGCAAGGACAGGGTGTTAGAGGAGGGGTCTTCAGCACACAGGTCGTGGTATGTTCAGCGAGCATGTTTCAGCCTGGCCAAGGCAGGCAGGAGCAGGCGGCTGCACATGATGGTTAGTGTTTTAAGACGCGCGGGACGAACTCTTCATAATAAGAGTCCGTTAGTTTTGTCAATTCCTGCTTTGCAAATCCGTTATACGTAGTGGAATCTTTGGGCCACCGATACTGGGGCTAACGAACGTTGACTCACCCTGCTTCTTAACGCAGCCCTGGCGGAAGCCAGCGTGGGCCCACTGGCAGGTGCCGGTGAGCTCGTCGAACACGAGGCCGTCAGCGCAGGTGCGGAGGACGGGGATGCCGCCAGTGCACTCGTAGTACTCGCCGCAGTTGCTGGGGTCCTCGTGCTCGAAGTAGCCGTTCATGCGGGGGCACTCAATGCCGGAGGGCTTGGGAGTctctgagggggaggaggaggaggaaaatgaggaaacgaGCGACCCATTAGTGGAGGAATTGTGAAGAGGTGCGTCAAATATGCTGTAACGGGGGAGGACTGACTCAAGCTGGGGtcaatggaggggggggggggggagcgaagaagatcatcattatcatcatcatcatacttacGGAAGGAAGATCCCTCGGGGCACTCGACGATGAAGGGGTAGTTGCACTGCTCGACGGCCGGGGACAGGGTGTGGTCGAAGACAAGGCCGTCAGGGCAGAGCTTCTCGGTCATGGTGCCGCGGTAGCAATCATAGTACTTATCGCACTGCTGGTTGTCGGCGTAGTAGCCATCGTCGGGGGGGCACTGGAAGTTCGACTGGGCGGCTGCCGCGCCTGTAGGGGGAGAAAAGTGTCTCGTGAGGAGGGAGGTGTTGGAGGGTTGGTGGCGATGATGGACGGGTCGTGAAGGGCGTCTGTACCATCCTTTGTCTCCTTCTGTTTCACCTTCC
This DNA window, taken from Eriocheir sinensis breed Jianghai 21 chromosome 53, ASM2467909v1, whole genome shotgun sequence, encodes the following:
- the LOC126983336 gene encoding protein obstructor-E-like: MTRLVLLLFIGAAAAQSNFQCPPDDGYYADNQQCDKYYDCYRGTMTEKLCPDGLVFDHTLSPAVEQCNYPFIVECPEGSSFQTPKPSGIECPRMNGYFEHEDPSNCGEYYECTGGIPVLRTCADGLVFDELTGTCQWAHAGFRQGCVKKQEVLPDGFSCPNDTQIHTNGQQLDHSRYLKPNDCRFFYVCVDGKHPREVGCPVGQVFNDLTLLCDAPENVAGCENYYPADVINAVRPAAQQQ